Proteins found in one Arthrobacter pascens genomic segment:
- a CDS encoding LacI family DNA-binding transcriptional regulator: protein MQRKATALDVAKRAGVSRSAVSLVLNGRGDGNVAKESQDRIRRAAVELSYSPNPIALSLRNQRTRMIGIVSDHVVVSAFDGNIIGGADDVARSRGFVTVAMDTEFDAARDESAVETLLDRQVDGLIYVTEGLKPLDVPPGMLRVPSVLANCYDNAPVPALPHMIPDEVRGGREATNHLLELGHRDIALLAGAAGSAAAPLRVAGYREAFAEARLDVREDWMSWVGWDIDGGFHGAMKLLDGVSPAERPTAIMCANDRAAIGVALAAARLGLSVPGDLSIMGYDDESHVADTMVPTLTTMALPLREMGAAAMTALLAQIEGPGKSEGHGKSEGPGIPVGPGISENGRAASLETLAPCRLVIRESTGPAAHR, encoded by the coding sequence ATGCAGCGCAAAGCCACCGCCCTGGACGTTGCCAAGAGGGCAGGGGTTTCCCGGAGCGCCGTCTCGCTGGTCCTCAACGGCCGCGGCGACGGCAATGTGGCCAAGGAAAGCCAGGACCGCATCCGGCGGGCCGCCGTCGAACTCAGCTACTCCCCCAACCCCATTGCCCTGAGCCTGCGGAACCAGCGGACACGGATGATCGGCATCGTGTCCGACCACGTCGTGGTCAGCGCCTTTGACGGGAACATCATTGGCGGGGCCGACGACGTCGCGCGCAGCCGCGGCTTTGTCACCGTGGCGATGGACACCGAGTTTGACGCCGCCCGGGACGAGAGCGCCGTGGAGACCCTCCTGGACCGGCAGGTGGACGGCCTCATCTACGTCACGGAGGGCCTGAAGCCGCTGGACGTGCCGCCCGGCATGCTGCGGGTCCCGTCCGTTCTGGCCAACTGCTACGACAACGCCCCGGTCCCGGCCCTCCCGCACATGATCCCGGACGAAGTGCGTGGCGGCAGGGAGGCCACCAACCATCTGCTGGAGCTGGGCCACCGGGATATCGCGCTCCTGGCCGGCGCCGCCGGATCCGCCGCCGCACCACTCCGCGTCGCCGGCTACCGCGAGGCCTTCGCCGAAGCCCGCCTGGATGTCCGGGAGGACTGGATGAGCTGGGTGGGCTGGGACATCGACGGGGGTTTCCACGGCGCCATGAAGCTGCTCGACGGGGTGTCCCCCGCCGAGCGCCCCACCGCCATCATGTGCGCCAACGACCGGGCCGCCATCGGGGTCGCCCTTGCCGCCGCCCGCCTGGGACTCAGCGTGCCGGGCGATCTCTCGATCATGGGCTACGACGACGAATCCCACGTCGCCGACACCATGGTCCCAACCCTGACCACCATGGCCCTGCCGCTCCGGGAGATGGGCGCCGCGGCCATGACGGCGCTGCTGGCCCAGATCGAAGGCCCAGGAAAATCCGAGGGGCACGGAAAATCCGAGGGCCCCGGGATTCCGGTGGGCCCCGGAATTTCGGAGAACGGACGAGCCGCAAGCCTGGAGACCCTGGCCCCTTGCCGGCTCGTGATCCGTGAATCGACCGGGCCAGCAGCCCACCGCTGA
- a CDS encoding carbohydrate ABC transporter permease, whose translation MSTTTRHREGQKHTAKQAAPGAAPAQSGWHSQRLLAWIFLAPTILGMGLFTLVPIVASVVLAFFRWDIISAPSFVGFDNFATVVQDPTVRVSFLNTIVFVLVAVSLQLGLALALAIMVQEKLPSWLRTFFRSAFFFPLILSAASVSIFMRYLFNEQFGVVNWFLSLAGIPAVPWLTTPGGSAAVVIMVYVWQNFGFSFLLFIGGLASIPTETYEAASLDGATGWRKHVYVTLPLLSPTTLLASVMAIISALQVFDQPYVLTRGGPGDSTRTAVMVIFESAFQRLEFGQASAIGVLLMLIIMAITAAQFRLSKRFVFYQ comes from the coding sequence ATGAGCACCACCACTCGTCACCGGGAAGGGCAGAAGCACACCGCCAAACAAGCTGCCCCCGGTGCGGCTCCCGCACAGTCCGGATGGCACAGCCAGCGTTTGCTTGCGTGGATCTTCCTGGCCCCCACCATCCTGGGCATGGGCCTCTTCACTCTGGTGCCGATCGTCGCCTCGGTGGTCCTGGCGTTCTTCCGCTGGGACATCATCTCCGCCCCGAGCTTTGTGGGGTTCGACAACTTCGCCACGGTGGTCCAGGACCCCACGGTCCGGGTGTCCTTCCTGAACACCATCGTTTTTGTGCTGGTGGCCGTGTCTCTCCAACTGGGGCTTGCCCTGGCGCTCGCAATCATGGTGCAGGAGAAGTTGCCGTCCTGGCTCCGGACCTTTTTCCGGTCCGCGTTCTTCTTCCCGCTGATCCTTTCCGCGGCCTCGGTGTCCATCTTCATGCGCTACCTCTTCAACGAGCAGTTTGGCGTGGTGAACTGGTTTCTGTCCCTCGCCGGCATCCCCGCGGTTCCGTGGCTGACAACGCCCGGCGGGTCCGCCGCCGTCGTGATCATGGTCTACGTGTGGCAGAACTTCGGGTTCTCCTTCCTGCTGTTCATCGGCGGGCTGGCCTCCATCCCCACGGAAACCTACGAGGCGGCCTCGCTGGACGGCGCCACCGGGTGGCGCAAGCACGTCTACGTCACCCTGCCGCTGCTGAGCCCCACCACGCTGCTGGCCTCGGTGATGGCCATCATCAGCGCGCTCCAGGTGTTCGACCAGCCGTACGTGCTGACCCGCGGCGGGCCGGGCGATTCCACCCGCACGGCGGTGATGGTGATCTTCGAATCCGCCTTCCAGCGGCTGGAATTCGGCCAGGCCTCGGCCATCGGCGTACTCCTCATGCTGATCATCATGGCCATCACGGCCGCGCAGTTCCGGCTCAGCAAACGATTCGTCTTCTACCAGTAA
- a CDS encoding extracellular solute-binding protein has translation MTGATNGRLREFSRRTAFGALGAGIVGATVASWPRLSGTDIPGRGDNSLSIAIMGTAADAAARQRAIDAFTRLHPDIRVKVQAIQAVDWKDFFTKILTMVAAGTPPDVVYVATEGAQLFADKLAHPLDEYLRRDAADMAEFFADVHPSLVEAFMYKGSLFQLPMDWNAANMYYNTTAFRQAGLDRPADDWTHVDFRSNLAAMKKARPQDFTPYYWTNRLFGGVVPWLYANDTSFLKETKSTGGDWLWDSFYANDPSRSLRSGGYQWLEPNADDPRVFESFDYLRGLVKDGLGVRPEEGGGSSLVGLFASNRIGTTPAGGYWVQGLHEAGMKENDFDVAFFPKRRTQRHQFGTAGYAIMKTAKDKDAAWEWIKFSSSREAMELIFPNPGTTPARRSMVNEALYKGKGPAHWKVFYDTLDKYPTTGPIPAPPQQAAVETALMKNVSLAVSGDERQLKQALDSMQRDLEIALRRQS, from the coding sequence ATGACCGGTGCCACAAATGGCCGTCTGCGTGAATTCTCACGCCGGACCGCCTTCGGTGCCTTGGGTGCGGGAATCGTGGGAGCAACCGTGGCGTCGTGGCCGCGGCTCTCCGGAACCGACATCCCCGGGCGAGGGGACAACAGCCTCAGCATTGCCATCATGGGAACCGCAGCCGATGCCGCCGCGCGCCAGCGCGCCATCGATGCGTTCACCCGCCTCCACCCGGACATCCGGGTCAAGGTCCAGGCCATCCAGGCCGTGGACTGGAAAGACTTCTTCACCAAGATCCTCACCATGGTTGCCGCCGGTACACCGCCGGACGTTGTGTACGTGGCCACCGAAGGCGCCCAGCTGTTCGCCGACAAGCTGGCCCACCCGCTGGACGAGTACCTGCGCCGCGACGCCGCGGACATGGCCGAGTTCTTCGCTGACGTCCACCCCAGCCTGGTGGAGGCCTTTATGTACAAGGGCAGCCTCTTCCAGCTGCCCATGGACTGGAATGCGGCCAACATGTACTACAACACCACGGCTTTCCGGCAGGCCGGCCTGGACCGCCCGGCGGACGACTGGACCCACGTGGACTTCCGCAGCAACCTGGCCGCCATGAAAAAGGCCAGGCCGCAGGACTTCACCCCGTATTACTGGACCAACCGGCTGTTCGGCGGCGTGGTGCCCTGGCTCTACGCCAACGACACCAGCTTCCTGAAGGAAACCAAGTCCACAGGCGGGGACTGGCTCTGGGACAGCTTCTACGCCAACGATCCCTCCCGCAGCCTCCGCTCCGGCGGCTACCAATGGCTGGAACCCAACGCCGACGATCCCCGCGTGTTCGAATCCTTCGACTACCTGCGCGGCCTGGTCAAGGACGGCCTGGGCGTGCGTCCCGAGGAAGGCGGCGGCAGCTCACTCGTGGGACTCTTCGCCTCCAACCGGATCGGCACCACCCCGGCCGGCGGCTACTGGGTGCAGGGCCTGCACGAGGCCGGCATGAAGGAGAACGACTTCGACGTCGCGTTCTTCCCGAAAAGGCGGACCCAGCGGCACCAGTTCGGCACCGCCGGATACGCCATCATGAAAACCGCCAAGGACAAGGACGCCGCCTGGGAATGGATCAAGTTCAGTTCCAGCCGCGAGGCCATGGAGCTGATCTTCCCCAACCCGGGGACCACCCCGGCCCGGCGCTCCATGGTCAACGAAGCGCTGTACAAGGGCAAGGGGCCGGCGCACTGGAAGGTCTTCTACGACACGCTGGACAAGTACCCCACCACAGGGCCCATTCCTGCACCGCCCCAGCAGGCCGCCGTCGAAACGGCCCTGATGAAAAACGTCTCGCTGGCCGTCAGCGGCGACGAGCGCCAGCTCAAGCAGGCCCTCGACTCCATGCAGCGCGATCTTGAAATTGCCCTGAGGAGGCAGTCATGA
- a CDS encoding carbohydrate ABC transporter permease translates to MSTTTERVLTRPAPAGHTPARRKPNWSLVTRVALLLLAAVLTLGPVMWTLSTSLRSPSESFKLPPSFIPWNPDFTSYAEVFQKLDIVILVLNSALVTGVIAVGQMVTAAMAGYAFANLKFRGRGFLFSIVLATMMVPVQVTIVPVFMLIRGMGLSDTLLALILPAIPTAFGTFLMRQYFLGLPADLAEAAAIDGASPWRTFRSVYAPLAVPGMAIVGILAFNFHWNEFFRPLIMTISEQNFTLPLGLVSLQGNLGTGSISVVLAGVVLSMIPALVVFIFGQRALQDGLTAGSSK, encoded by the coding sequence ATGTCTACCACTACAGAGCGTGTATTGACCCGCCCCGCCCCGGCCGGGCACACCCCGGCGCGGCGGAAACCGAACTGGAGCCTCGTCACCCGGGTGGCCCTGCTGCTGCTCGCGGCTGTCCTGACCCTTGGCCCGGTGATGTGGACCCTGTCCACCTCGCTGCGGTCGCCGTCGGAATCGTTCAAGCTGCCGCCGTCGTTCATCCCCTGGAACCCCGACTTCACGTCCTACGCCGAGGTCTTCCAGAAGCTGGACATCGTCATCCTGGTGCTGAACAGCGCCCTGGTGACGGGGGTCATCGCCGTCGGACAGATGGTGACCGCGGCCATGGCCGGTTACGCCTTCGCCAACCTGAAGTTCCGCGGCCGCGGCTTTCTCTTCTCGATTGTGCTGGCCACCATGATGGTGCCGGTGCAGGTGACCATCGTGCCCGTGTTTATGCTGATCCGCGGCATGGGCCTTTCGGACACGCTGCTGGCCCTGATCCTGCCGGCCATCCCGACGGCGTTCGGCACCTTCCTGATGCGGCAGTACTTCCTGGGACTGCCCGCCGATCTTGCGGAGGCCGCCGCGATCGACGGCGCCAGCCCGTGGCGGACCTTCCGCTCGGTCTACGCACCCCTGGCGGTTCCCGGCATGGCGATTGTGGGCATCCTGGCGTTCAACTTCCACTGGAACGAGTTCTTCCGGCCGCTCATCATGACCATCTCGGAACAGAACTTCACCCTCCCGCTGGGCCTCGTCTCGCTCCAGGGCAACCTGGGCACGGGCAGCATCTCGGTGGTGCTGGCCGGCGTGGTCCTGTCCATGATCCCAGCGCTGGTGGTCTTCATCTTTGGCCAGCGCGCGCTGCAGGACGGCCTCACCGCCGGCAGCAGCAAATAA
- a CDS encoding phosphatase PAP2 family protein produces MTFPRQAPSRTPMRPAPGSGFMFAFATLACIVGLIATYYYFVQTTTGQFIDESALVEAVDIHGPAGKAATEFLDWLPTISLVVAAVVVLFVTVIRRRWTAAGIAVAACIGANIATQVLKDVLPVRPDRGVVTLELNSLPSGHTTLAASAAAAVFLMASPRWRPMAGFVGGTFAIASGVSTLINQWHRPADVVAAFLLVGAFMVPAGWLILRLGGVWNVWEGFGKHVGSARIWLTLPVVIGLASAVVAVFSLASIAPGPGQSDSTTSYFWAGISLIVIAGYLATVATTSLFAYAARRRVPASR; encoded by the coding sequence ATGACTTTTCCACGACAGGCGCCCTCCCGGACTCCGATGCGCCCCGCACCGGGCTCTGGCTTCATGTTCGCGTTCGCCACGCTTGCCTGCATTGTGGGGCTGATCGCCACGTACTACTACTTCGTCCAGACCACCACTGGCCAGTTCATCGACGAGTCCGCCCTGGTTGAAGCAGTGGATATCCATGGCCCGGCCGGCAAGGCGGCCACGGAGTTCCTGGACTGGCTGCCCACCATCTCCCTGGTGGTGGCCGCCGTCGTCGTTCTGTTTGTTACGGTGATCCGGCGCCGCTGGACGGCGGCGGGGATCGCCGTGGCCGCGTGCATCGGTGCCAACATTGCCACCCAGGTCCTCAAGGACGTGCTGCCGGTCCGCCCGGACAGGGGTGTGGTGACGCTGGAGCTCAACTCCCTCCCGTCCGGACACACTACGCTGGCGGCCTCCGCGGCGGCTGCGGTGTTCCTGATGGCCTCGCCGCGCTGGCGCCCGATGGCCGGATTTGTGGGCGGCACCTTCGCGATTGCGTCGGGCGTGTCCACGCTGATCAACCAGTGGCACCGCCCGGCGGACGTTGTGGCGGCGTTCCTGCTGGTGGGCGCGTTCATGGTTCCCGCCGGCTGGCTGATCCTGCGGCTCGGCGGGGTCTGGAACGTGTGGGAGGGGTTCGGCAAGCATGTGGGATCCGCCAGGATCTGGCTGACGCTGCCGGTGGTGATCGGCCTGGCCTCGGCCGTGGTGGCGGTGTTTTCGCTGGCCAGTATCGCGCCGGGGCCGGGGCAGTCGGACAGTACCACCAGCTACTTCTGGGCCGGAATCTCGCTGATTGTCATTGCCGGGTACCTGGCCACGGTGGCCACCACGTCGCTGTTCGCCTACGCGGCCCGACGGCGGGTCCCGGCTTCGCGCTGA
- a CDS encoding glycoside hydrolase family 32 protein, which translates to MSSPDLAATVHAAVDCADVAAAHPDPAFPQFHPRPAQGWINDPNGVSHLNGRYHVFFQYNPGSARHSKIAWGHVSSADLIRWQEHPVALRPQDGGPDEYGCWTGVVTDDGDVPTAAYSGVRGDGGHSQVVISRGSADLVSWAQDGHIAASVPDDAQVTAVRDPFIFRFNGKRYAMQGAGLASGHAAVLLYTVEDLADWKYQGIWLTSENPVASRYTPAEIWECPQLVRVPSDSDVDSASSSDAWVMMFSLWLSGDTHEHANGVGHLIGSLAEDPATGLPVFSPRTGGKSDLGRDFYAPQIVQLEGGGSGPDAAGPNDSGPKAAGPDTVGPKALLWGWANEGFGRDGLRGRSQEEIDAAGWAGVLTFPRELSVKDGSLVVTPAPEVQAYRGVQTAAQATGTVVLPPYAEAVVTARPEAAATETAATTRSGDVAAPAGDAVVELSLVAGAGSPGASAAPRQIVFSGRLAPGEELGVFVDASLVEVYRTGSVATTVRAYPQPGEEWHLELPGLAQADVWELTQPE; encoded by the coding sequence ATGTCATCCCCGGACCTCGCCGCCACCGTGCACGCCGCCGTCGATTGCGCGGACGTCGCAGCGGCCCACCCGGACCCCGCGTTCCCGCAGTTCCACCCCCGCCCCGCGCAGGGCTGGATCAACGACCCCAACGGCGTCAGCCACCTCAACGGCCGCTACCACGTCTTCTTCCAGTACAACCCGGGTTCCGCCCGGCACTCGAAGATTGCCTGGGGCCACGTCAGCTCCGCGGACCTGATCCGCTGGCAGGAACACCCCGTGGCGCTCCGTCCCCAGGACGGGGGGCCGGACGAGTACGGCTGCTGGACCGGTGTGGTGACGGACGACGGCGATGTCCCCACCGCTGCGTACTCCGGCGTGCGGGGCGACGGCGGCCACTCCCAGGTGGTCATCTCCCGCGGATCAGCGGACCTGGTGTCCTGGGCCCAGGACGGGCACATCGCGGCGTCCGTGCCTGACGACGCCCAGGTCACCGCGGTCCGTGACCCCTTCATCTTCCGCTTCAACGGCAAGCGCTACGCCATGCAGGGTGCCGGGCTCGCGTCCGGCCACGCGGCCGTGCTGCTGTACACGGTGGAGGACCTGGCCGACTGGAAGTACCAGGGCATCTGGCTCACGTCGGAGAACCCGGTGGCTTCACGGTACACGCCCGCCGAAATCTGGGAATGCCCGCAGCTGGTCCGGGTGCCCTCCGATTCCGACGTTGACTCTGCCTCTTCCTCCGATGCTTGGGTGATGATGTTCTCGCTGTGGCTTTCCGGGGATACCCACGAACACGCCAACGGAGTGGGGCACCTCATTGGTTCCCTGGCCGAGGATCCTGCCACCGGGCTGCCGGTGTTCTCGCCGCGGACCGGCGGCAAGTCAGACCTGGGCCGGGACTTCTATGCCCCGCAGATCGTGCAGCTCGAGGGTGGGGGTTCCGGGCCGGACGCTGCTGGGCCGAACGACTCCGGGCCGAAGGCTGCTGGGCCAGACACTGTTGGGCCGAAGGCGCTGCTGTGGGGCTGGGCCAACGAAGGTTTCGGCCGCGACGGGCTCAGGGGCCGCAGCCAGGAAGAGATCGACGCCGCGGGCTGGGCCGGTGTGCTGACCTTCCCGCGCGAGCTGTCAGTAAAGGACGGTTCCCTGGTGGTGACGCCTGCCCCCGAGGTCCAGGCGTACCGCGGTGTGCAGACCGCCGCCCAGGCCACCGGAACGGTTGTCCTGCCTCCTTATGCGGAGGCCGTGGTGACCGCGCGGCCCGAAGCTGCGGCGACCGAAACCGCGGCGACCACGCGCTCCGGCGACGTGGCTGCGCCGGCGGGCGACGCCGTCGTCGAACTTTCACTGGTAGCGGGCGCCGGTTCCCCGGGTGCCTCAGCGGCGCCCAGGCAGATTGTGTTCAGCGGAAGGCTGGCGCCGGGGGAGGAACTAGGCGTGTTCGTGGATGCGTCCCTGGTGGAGGTATACCGCACCGGCTCGGTGGCGACCACCGTCCGCGCCTACCCGCAACCCGGCGAAGAGTGGCACCTGGAGCTTCCGGGCCTCGCGCAGGCCGACGTCTGGGAGCTGACCCAACCGGAGTAG
- a CDS encoding DUF305 domain-containing protein, which yields MTKKLLTLSATATAIAAAIALAGCGSGGPGSSGTSMPGMDHGGSASSAPSTSAPAAADHNAADVTFAQMMIPHHAQAVEMSDMILMKQDIPAEVTDLATKIKAAQGPEIETMTGWLKSWNEPTMPSGHSMEGMVGEEDMKKLEAAQGTEAAKLFLSQMVAHHEGAVTMAKTEGTAGKNADAVSLSKAIVTGQEAEIQEMQRLLGTL from the coding sequence ATGACCAAAAAGCTTCTGACCCTTTCAGCCACCGCCACCGCCATCGCCGCAGCCATCGCCCTTGCCGGCTGCGGGAGCGGGGGACCCGGATCTTCCGGTACGTCCATGCCCGGCATGGACCACGGCGGCTCCGCCAGCAGCGCCCCGTCCACCAGCGCACCCGCTGCCGCCGACCACAATGCCGCGGACGTCACGTTCGCCCAGATGATGATCCCGCACCATGCCCAGGCCGTTGAGATGAGCGACATGATTCTGATGAAGCAGGACATTCCTGCCGAAGTGACGGACCTTGCCACCAAGATCAAGGCGGCCCAAGGCCCGGAGATCGAAACGATGACCGGCTGGCTCAAGAGCTGGAACGAACCCACGATGCCCTCCGGCCACAGCATGGAAGGCATGGTGGGCGAGGAGGACATGAAGAAGCTCGAGGCTGCGCAGGGCACTGAAGCCGCCAAGCTCTTCCTGAGCCAGATGGTCGCCCACCATGAGGGCGCGGTGACAATGGCCAAAACCGAAGGGACCGCCGGCAAAAACGCGGATGCGGTCAGCCTCAGCAAGGCCATCGTGACCGGGCAGGAAGCCGAAATCCAAGAGATGCAGAGACTGCTGGGAACCCTCTAA
- a CDS encoding MFS transporter gives MYAAGFVTAFGAHSIAAGLGAQSENIGLTLLNLGILLALYDVSEVFLKPVFGALSDRIGAKPVIVGGLAAFAVLSLIGLWAADPLMLALAPLGQGAAASAFSPASSAMVARLARGGKAGTYFGRYGSWKSLGYIIGPLLGAGLIWAGGFALLFGTLSVLAAATALWVLLAVPHLEPLPRQRYTVLDLARQIGERRFLVPTLVLAASTAALGAAVGFLPALATRHGLDAVAGTAAVSLLALGSVLTQPRIGRLRDRHSISDNQGTTAGLLLIASGVALLAVAPGAVTIFIAAAAIGVGVGAATPLGFAHLADTTPPERMGRTMGSAELGRELGDAGGPLLVGGLATLTALPFGLGALAVLIAAASLPRLAPAKPPLPK, from the coding sequence TTGTACGCCGCCGGATTCGTCACCGCGTTCGGAGCCCACAGCATCGCCGCCGGCCTGGGCGCGCAGAGTGAAAACATCGGCCTCACGCTGCTCAATCTGGGCATCCTCCTCGCGCTGTACGACGTCTCCGAGGTCTTTCTCAAACCCGTCTTCGGCGCACTCAGCGACAGAATCGGCGCCAAACCCGTAATCGTCGGCGGGCTTGCAGCCTTTGCAGTGTTGTCGCTCATTGGCCTTTGGGCGGCGGACCCGCTCATGCTCGCGCTGGCCCCGCTCGGCCAAGGTGCCGCCGCATCTGCGTTCTCGCCGGCGTCGTCGGCCATGGTGGCGCGGCTGGCACGCGGCGGGAAAGCGGGCACGTACTTCGGCAGGTACGGGTCCTGGAAGAGCCTCGGCTACATCATCGGGCCGCTGCTGGGGGCAGGCCTCATTTGGGCCGGCGGGTTCGCCCTGCTGTTCGGAACGCTGTCCGTACTCGCCGCCGCCACGGCATTGTGGGTCCTGCTGGCCGTGCCCCACCTGGAACCCCTCCCCCGCCAGCGCTACACCGTGCTGGACCTGGCACGCCAGATCGGGGAACGGCGGTTTCTCGTCCCCACACTGGTGCTGGCGGCATCGACGGCGGCGCTCGGCGCGGCGGTCGGCTTCCTCCCGGCGCTGGCCACCCGGCACGGCCTGGACGCCGTCGCCGGCACGGCAGCGGTCAGCCTCCTGGCTCTCGGCTCGGTGCTCACGCAACCGCGGATCGGCAGACTGCGCGACCGGCACAGCATCAGCGACAACCAGGGCACGACGGCGGGACTCCTCCTCATCGCATCAGGCGTCGCCCTGCTGGCTGTCGCCCCGGGAGCGGTCACCATCTTCATCGCAGCGGCGGCGATCGGCGTCGGCGTCGGCGCGGCCACGCCCCTCGGTTTTGCGCACCTGGCGGACACCACCCCGCCGGAGCGCATGGGCCGCACGATGGGGTCCGCCGAACTGGGCCGGGAACTGGGCGACGCCGGCGGGCCCTTGCTGGTGGGCGGGCTCGCCACACTGACGGCGCTGCCGTTCGGCCTTGGCGCCCTTGCGGTGCTGATAGCGGCGGCCAGCCTCCCCCGCCTCGCCCCGGCGAAACCACCCCTCCCCAAGTAA